From a region of the Corallococcus coralloides DSM 2259 genome:
- a CDS encoding DUF2378 family protein, which yields MSFPLDDLEQRIALTRPGDTVRGLSFAAVLRLVHQRLGRDAAERLRAPLMQRSPVDFFSYPAVDFLRLLAFASEALQPEFGTRDAALRACGEAIVGTFFESTVGQTLLRLTSGGGDPKRLYGNAPASYSTAVSYGQREYQALGDKRVRLFFKGDLLPVEVHEGILGGPLTALHREGSVRGTERGLGDSEFLIEWT from the coding sequence ATGTCCTTCCCCCTGGATGACCTGGAGCAGCGCATTGCCCTCACCCGACCGGGGGACACCGTGCGGGGGCTGAGCTTCGCGGCGGTGCTGCGGCTCGTGCACCAGCGGCTGGGGCGTGACGCGGCGGAGCGTCTGCGCGCGCCGCTCATGCAGCGCAGCCCCGTGGACTTCTTCTCCTACCCGGCGGTGGACTTCCTGCGGCTGCTCGCCTTCGCGTCGGAGGCGCTCCAGCCGGAGTTCGGCACGCGTGACGCGGCCTTGCGGGCGTGCGGGGAGGCCATCGTCGGGACGTTCTTCGAGTCCACGGTGGGGCAGACGCTCCTGCGCCTCACCTCTGGCGGCGGAGACCCCAAGCGCCTCTACGGCAACGCGCCCGCGTCGTACTCCACCGCGGTGAGCTACGGGCAGCGCGAGTACCAGGCCCTGGGCGACAAGCGCGTGCGGCTCTTCTTCAAGGGCGACCTGCTGCCCGTGGAGGTCCACGAGGGCATCCTCGGGGGCCCCCTCACCGCGCTCCACCGCGAGGGCAGCGTGCGGGGCACCGAGCGGGGCCTGGGCGACTCCGAGTTCCTCATCGAATGGACCTGA
- a CDS encoding M23 family metallopeptidase → MKTASLLCLAALGVASTSEAATQFEIKNRRIEPRQTLAGALHDAQLPDEQVTAVISALEGVFDFRKSRVGDQFRLVMKNGELDFFDYRQSTVDEWQVRRDGEKYVGSKRSIEVEKQVSLVSLEISSSLYEATLAAGEDPSIGLVLSDVFAWDIDFYRDVRKGDKAKALVEKFVSKGRVLRYGEVLAATYEGGLVGNKRVFRYVLPNGEANFFQEDGASAKKTFLKSPLKYAHVTSSFGSRFHPVLQYVKNHNGVDYGTPIGTPVWAVADGTVVSAGNAGAAGNMVVLRHANGMETQYMHLSRFGDGVRAGQRVRQKQVIAYSGNTGRSTGPHLHFGLKRNGTYANPLTQKFPRADPLPKELTADFLAKAHDLAQQIDAVSVAAVAGQAGPPPTATK, encoded by the coding sequence ATGAAGACCGCTTCCCTCCTCTGCCTTGCCGCCCTCGGGGTGGCTTCGACGTCCGAAGCCGCCACCCAGTTCGAAATCAAGAACCGCCGCATCGAGCCGCGCCAGACGCTGGCGGGCGCGCTGCATGACGCGCAGCTGCCCGACGAGCAGGTGACGGCGGTCATCTCCGCGCTGGAGGGCGTGTTCGACTTCCGCAAGTCGCGCGTGGGCGACCAGTTCCGGCTGGTGATGAAGAACGGCGAGCTGGACTTCTTCGACTACCGCCAGAGCACCGTGGACGAGTGGCAGGTGCGCCGCGACGGGGAGAAGTACGTCGGCAGCAAGCGCTCCATCGAGGTGGAGAAGCAGGTGTCGCTGGTGTCGCTGGAGATCAGCTCGTCCCTGTACGAGGCGACGCTGGCGGCGGGCGAGGACCCGTCCATCGGCCTGGTGCTGTCGGACGTGTTCGCGTGGGACATCGACTTCTACCGGGACGTGCGCAAGGGCGACAAGGCCAAGGCCCTGGTGGAGAAGTTCGTCTCCAAGGGCCGCGTGCTGCGCTACGGCGAGGTGCTGGCGGCCACGTATGAGGGCGGGCTGGTGGGCAACAAGCGCGTGTTCCGCTACGTGCTGCCCAACGGCGAGGCCAACTTCTTCCAGGAGGACGGCGCCAGCGCGAAGAAGACCTTCCTCAAGAGCCCGCTGAAGTACGCGCACGTCACCAGCAGCTTCGGGTCGCGCTTCCACCCGGTGCTCCAGTACGTGAAGAACCACAACGGCGTGGACTACGGCACGCCCATTGGCACCCCGGTGTGGGCCGTGGCGGACGGCACCGTCGTGTCCGCGGGCAACGCGGGCGCCGCCGGCAACATGGTGGTGCTGCGCCATGCCAACGGCATGGAGACGCAGTACATGCACCTGTCGCGCTTTGGCGACGGCGTGCGCGCCGGCCAGCGCGTGCGGCAGAAGCAGGTGATTGCCTACTCCGGCAACACCGGCCGCTCCACCGGCCCGCACCTGCACTTCGGCCTGAAGCGCAACGGCACCTACGCCAACCCGCTCACCCAGAAGTTCCCCCGCGCGGATCCGCTGCCCAAGGAGCTGACGGCGGACTTCCTCGCCAAGGCGCACGACCTGGCCCAGCAGATTGACGCTGTGTCCGTGGCCGCCGTCGCCGGCCAGGCTGGCCCGCCGCCTACCGCCACGAAGTAG
- a CDS encoding SpoVR family protein — protein MPKSLSPRLAALRDEIHGYAKEFGLDFFDTVFEMVSYDEMNMVAAYGGFPTRYPHWRWGMEYEQLAKGYEYGLSKIYELVINNDPCYAYLMESNPEVDQKLVMAHVYGHCDFFKNNFSFRHTNRRMIDDMANHATRVRRWVDKIGVEKVEDFIDRTLSLENLIDQHAPHIRRNPDPQRAEEEAKSNERVEGFKVNREYMRGFINPSEFMDSQRKRAEDEKQQRKRFPERPQRDVLYFLLEHAPLEPWEVDILSILRDEAYYFAPQGQTKIMNEGWASYWHSTIMTRRALKDDEIIDYADHHSGTMGVRPGAINPYKLGIELWRDIEDRWNKGKFGKEWDECDDLRARQAWDKKLGAGREKIFEVRKHYNDITFIDTFLTAEFAQQQKLFVYGFNDKRNSWEILDREFRKVKNKLLTSLTNFGQPIIEVVDGNYENRSELLLAHKHDGQDLKGDYARETLRNLQSLWRRPVNIITRYDGKGTLLRYDGQHHSEKKVEL, from the coding sequence ATGCCCAAGAGCCTCTCACCGCGACTCGCAGCGCTGCGGGATGAAATCCACGGCTACGCCAAGGAGTTCGGCCTGGACTTCTTCGACACCGTCTTCGAGATGGTGTCCTACGACGAGATGAACATGGTGGCCGCCTACGGCGGCTTCCCCACCCGCTATCCCCACTGGCGCTGGGGCATGGAGTACGAGCAGCTGGCGAAGGGGTACGAGTACGGGCTTTCGAAAATCTACGAGCTCGTCATCAACAATGACCCCTGCTACGCCTACTTGATGGAGAGCAACCCGGAGGTGGACCAGAAGCTGGTGATGGCCCACGTCTACGGTCACTGCGACTTCTTCAAGAACAACTTCTCCTTCCGGCACACCAACCGCCGGATGATTGACGACATGGCCAACCACGCCACCCGCGTCCGGCGGTGGGTGGACAAGATTGGCGTGGAGAAGGTGGAGGACTTCATCGACCGGACGCTGTCGCTGGAGAACCTCATCGACCAGCACGCGCCGCACATCCGGCGCAACCCGGACCCGCAGCGCGCGGAAGAGGAAGCCAAGTCCAACGAGCGCGTGGAGGGCTTCAAGGTGAACCGCGAGTACATGCGCGGCTTCATCAACCCCTCCGAGTTCATGGACTCACAGCGCAAGCGCGCGGAGGACGAGAAGCAGCAGCGCAAGCGCTTCCCGGAGCGCCCGCAGCGCGACGTGCTCTACTTCCTCCTGGAGCACGCGCCGCTGGAGCCGTGGGAGGTGGACATCCTCTCCATCCTGCGCGACGAGGCGTACTACTTCGCGCCGCAGGGCCAGACGAAGATCATGAACGAGGGGTGGGCCAGCTACTGGCACTCCACCATCATGACCCGCCGGGCGCTGAAGGACGACGAGATCATCGACTACGCGGACCACCACTCGGGCACCATGGGCGTGCGCCCCGGCGCCATCAACCCGTACAAGCTGGGCATCGAGCTGTGGCGGGACATCGAGGACCGGTGGAACAAGGGCAAGTTCGGCAAGGAGTGGGACGAGTGCGATGACCTTCGCGCGCGCCAGGCCTGGGACAAGAAGCTGGGCGCGGGGCGCGAGAAGATCTTCGAGGTGCGCAAGCACTACAACGACATCACCTTCATCGACACGTTCCTCACCGCCGAGTTCGCCCAGCAGCAGAAGCTCTTCGTCTACGGCTTCAACGACAAGCGCAACTCGTGGGAAATCCTGGACCGCGAGTTCCGCAAGGTGAAGAACAAGCTGCTCACGTCGCTCACCAACTTCGGCCAGCCCATCATCGAGGTGGTGGACGGCAACTACGAGAACCGCTCGGAGCTGCTGCTCGCGCACAAGCACGACGGGCAGGACCTGAAGGGCGACTACGCGCGGGAGACGCTGCGCAACCTCCAGTCCCTGTGGCGGCGGCCGGTGAACATCATCACCCGCTACGACGGCAAGGGGACCCTGTTGCGCTACGACGGGCAGCACCACTCGGAAAAGAAAGTGGAGCTGTAA
- a CDS encoding DUF444 family protein has translation MTLKIHQDHSRFKQIVRGKIKANLRKYVQKGEMLGKKGKDAISIPIPFIDIPRFKYGHKEQGGVGQGDGEVGQQLGPGAVEPGDGHQAGQGEGDHALEVDVTLEELAQILGEELQLPRIERRQNERIVTQKVKYTGVNTTGPESLRHFKRTFKQALKRQIATGTYDPKMPVIIPTREDRRYRSYKLQELPETNAVIIYMMDVSGSMGDEQKEIVRIESFWLDTWLKHQYKGLESRYIIHDAVAREVDRDTFFHTRESGGTMISSAYKLCRDIIQADYPKSAWNIYPFHFSDGDNWSADDTRQCIEMLRNDILPQVNQFAYGQVESPYGSGQFIKDLREAVGDTNNVALSEIADKDAIYASIKDFLGKGR, from the coding sequence GTGACCTTGAAGATCCACCAGGACCACTCCCGCTTCAAACAGATCGTCCGCGGGAAGATCAAAGCCAACCTGCGCAAGTACGTGCAGAAGGGCGAGATGCTGGGCAAGAAGGGCAAGGATGCCATCAGCATCCCCATCCCCTTCATCGACATCCCGCGCTTCAAGTACGGCCACAAGGAGCAGGGCGGCGTCGGACAGGGAGACGGTGAGGTGGGTCAGCAGCTCGGCCCCGGGGCGGTGGAGCCCGGGGACGGGCATCAGGCCGGCCAGGGCGAGGGAGACCACGCCCTGGAGGTGGACGTCACGCTGGAGGAGCTGGCGCAGATATTGGGCGAAGAGCTCCAGCTGCCGCGGATTGAACGGCGGCAGAACGAGCGCATCGTCACGCAGAAGGTGAAGTACACGGGCGTGAACACCACGGGCCCGGAGTCCCTGCGCCACTTCAAGCGCACCTTCAAGCAGGCCCTGAAGCGGCAGATCGCCACCGGCACCTACGACCCGAAGATGCCGGTCATCATCCCCACGCGCGAGGACCGGCGCTACCGCAGCTACAAGCTGCAGGAGCTGCCAGAAACGAACGCGGTCATCATCTACATGATGGACGTGTCCGGCTCGATGGGGGACGAGCAGAAGGAGATCGTCCGCATCGAGAGCTTCTGGCTCGATACGTGGCTCAAGCACCAGTACAAGGGCCTGGAGTCGCGCTACATCATCCACGACGCGGTGGCGCGCGAAGTGGACCGCGACACGTTCTTCCACACCCGCGAGTCCGGCGGGACGATGATCTCCAGCGCGTACAAGCTGTGCCGGGACATCATCCAGGCGGACTACCCGAAGAGCGCGTGGAACATCTACCCGTTCCACTTCAGCGACGGGGACAACTGGAGCGCGGACGACACGCGCCAGTGCATCGAGATGCTCCGCAACGACATCCTCCCGCAGGTGAACCAGTTCGCCTACGGGCAGGTGGAGTCCCCCTACGGCAGCGGGCAGTTCATCAAGGACCTGCGCGAAGCCGTGGGTGACACGAACAACGTCGCGCTGAGCGAGATCGCGGACAAGGACGCCATCTACGCCTCCATCAAGGACTTCCTCGGCAAGGGGCGCTGA
- a CDS encoding M3 family metallopeptidase, which yields MSEPLVPDAARHVTCPPEEFRRASEEALAKARDGIARLKTLPASTPPKEVLELFDESSAALDDAAARASVVRHTHPEAALREAAEASEQAIENLANDIRMDRGVYDVLARVDLSQQDAATRKWMEKVLRDFRRAGVDRDDATRAKVKALQEELVRIGQEFSRNISQDTRKVSLPPSALDGLPEDYVRAHAPGEDGQVRISTDYPDLVPFLTYARDGKAREELWRANRQRGYPANVNVLQSLVQKRHELATLLGYPHWAAYATEDKMVRTADAAGTFIRKIADASEERMKRDYAVLLERKRKDDPNADKVNPWDSGYLDDRVKAEQYAFDSQTVRPYFEYTRVKQGVLDLTARLFGVTYRPVKDVPVWHPDVEAYDVYEGTTLKGRFFLDMHPRADKYKHAAQFTLTSGKSGRRLPEGALICNFPKPGTEPALMQHGDVETFFHEFGHLLHHIFGGHTKWAGLSGVRTEWDFVEAPSQMLEEWARDVTCLQTFAKHYQTGEALPAELVERMLAADEFGKGLFVRQQMFYAALSLELYRRDPTNLDATALVRELQGQYIPFPYLEGTYFHLTFGHLDGYSSNYYTYMWSLVIAKDLFTVFQTKGLLNPEPAQAYRRAVLEPGGSDDAARLVNHFLGRDYDFRAYEAWLNKAA from the coding sequence GTGTCCGAGCCCCTGGTCCCCGACGCCGCCCGCCACGTCACCTGCCCGCCCGAGGAGTTCCGCCGCGCGAGCGAGGAGGCCCTGGCCAAGGCCCGCGACGGCATCGCGCGACTGAAGACGCTGCCCGCCTCCACGCCCCCCAAGGAGGTCCTGGAGCTGTTCGACGAGTCCTCCGCCGCGCTGGATGACGCCGCCGCGCGCGCCAGCGTCGTGCGCCACACGCACCCGGAGGCCGCCCTGCGCGAGGCCGCGGAAGCCTCCGAGCAGGCCATCGAGAACCTGGCCAACGACATCCGCATGGACCGGGGCGTCTACGACGTCCTGGCGCGCGTGGACCTGTCCCAGCAGGACGCCGCCACGCGCAAGTGGATGGAGAAGGTGCTGCGCGACTTCCGCCGCGCCGGCGTGGACCGTGACGACGCCACCCGCGCCAAGGTGAAGGCGCTCCAGGAGGAGCTGGTCCGCATTGGCCAGGAGTTCAGCCGCAACATCAGCCAGGACACCCGCAAGGTGTCCCTGCCCCCGTCCGCGCTGGACGGCCTGCCGGAGGACTACGTGCGCGCGCACGCCCCCGGCGAGGACGGCCAGGTGCGCATCTCCACGGACTACCCGGACCTGGTACCCTTCCTCACCTACGCGCGCGACGGCAAGGCCCGCGAGGAGCTCTGGCGCGCCAACCGCCAGCGCGGCTACCCCGCCAACGTGAACGTGCTCCAGAGCCTGGTGCAGAAGCGCCATGAACTGGCCACGCTCCTGGGCTACCCGCACTGGGCCGCCTACGCCACCGAGGACAAGATGGTGCGCACCGCGGACGCCGCGGGCACCTTCATCCGGAAGATCGCCGACGCGTCCGAAGAGCGCATGAAGCGCGACTACGCGGTGCTCCTGGAGCGCAAGCGCAAGGACGACCCGAACGCCGACAAGGTGAACCCGTGGGACTCCGGCTACCTGGATGACCGCGTGAAGGCGGAGCAGTACGCCTTCGACTCGCAGACGGTGCGCCCCTACTTCGAATACACGCGCGTGAAGCAGGGCGTGCTGGATTTGACCGCGCGCCTCTTCGGCGTCACCTACCGCCCGGTGAAGGACGTGCCCGTGTGGCACCCGGACGTGGAGGCCTACGACGTCTACGAAGGCACCACGCTCAAGGGCCGCTTCTTCCTGGACATGCACCCGCGCGCGGACAAGTACAAGCACGCGGCCCAGTTCACGCTGACGAGCGGCAAGTCAGGCCGGCGGCTCCCGGAAGGCGCGCTCATCTGCAACTTCCCCAAGCCCGGCACGGAGCCCGCGCTCATGCAGCACGGCGACGTGGAGACGTTCTTCCACGAGTTCGGCCACCTGCTGCACCACATCTTCGGCGGCCACACGAAGTGGGCGGGCCTGTCCGGCGTGCGCACGGAGTGGGACTTCGTGGAGGCCCCGTCGCAGATGCTGGAGGAGTGGGCGCGCGACGTGACGTGCCTGCAGACCTTCGCGAAGCACTACCAGACCGGTGAGGCGCTGCCCGCGGAACTGGTGGAGCGCATGCTGGCCGCGGACGAGTTCGGCAAGGGGCTCTTCGTGCGCCAGCAGATGTTCTACGCGGCGCTCAGCCTGGAGCTGTACCGGCGCGACCCGACGAACCTGGACGCCACCGCGCTCGTGCGCGAGCTGCAGGGCCAGTACATTCCCTTCCCGTACCTGGAGGGCACGTACTTCCACCTCACCTTCGGGCACCTGGATGGGTACTCGTCCAACTACTACACGTACATGTGGTCGTTGGTCATCGCGAAGGACCTCTTCACGGTGTTCCAGACGAAGGGCCTGCTCAACCCCGAGCCCGCGCAAGCCTACCGCCGCGCGGTGCTGGAGCCGGGCGGCTCCGACGACGCCGCCCGCCTCGTGAACCACTTCCTCGGCCGCGACTACGACTTCCGCGCGTACGAGGCGTGGCTCAACAAGGCCGCGTGA
- a CDS encoding glycogen/starch/alpha-glucan phosphorylase, which translates to MAPPASARPASPPPSASGTPEDSGRTGLDAASVRRGFFEHVRYSRGKNPETATPHDRFMALSLAVRDRLTDRWVKTARTYYEQDVKRAYYLSAEYLLGRALGNNLLNLNMYEAAAAAMQEVGVDLSQLLEMEPDAGLGNGGLGRLAACFLDSLATLGYPGMGYGIRYEFGIFSQDLVEGHQVERADEWLKFGNPWEIVRPEKAVPVRFFGRVEHHQGPDGRPVARWVGGKTVIGVPYDTPIAGYGNNTVNTLRLWQARASAEFDLLLFNAGDYERSVVEKNDSEVISKVLYPNDAFQAGKELRLKQQYFFVACSIADIVRRYLKNHNDFRDFSRKVAIQLNDTHPAIGVAELMRVLVDEKRLLWDEAWSITQETFGYTNHTLLAEAMERWPVSLFERLLPRHLEIIFEINQRFMRQVQIRYPFDVEKQQRMSLVEEGPEKKIRMAHLAVVGSHSINGVAALHTDLLRRDVLPDFAQMYPERFNNKTNGVTPRRWLAWCNPRLSKLITSRIGEGWATDLDLLQKLEPHAEDPEFRKAFREVKRANKEELAQHVRDLRWVQLNPDAIFDVQIKRLHEYKRQLLDAVHIVALWMKARRDPSSVITPRAFLFGAKAAPGYHLAKLTIRLINGIAEVVNSDAGATGLQVVFLPNYRVSLAERIIPAADVSEQISTAGWEASGTGNMKLMLNGALTLGTLDGANVEIRDAVGDENFFLFGLTADEVIARKKAGYRPREVYESNTELREALDLIRSGFFSPEDRNLFQPLVDSLLNEDRYLVLADFASYAAKQEDVARAYKDTESWTKKCIINVARAGIFSSDRTIKQYAEEIWRVQQTNVE; encoded by the coding sequence ATGGCTCCTCCCGCCTCCGCGCGCCCCGCATCGCCCCCGCCCTCCGCCTCGGGAACCCCCGAAGACAGCGGCCGCACCGGGCTCGACGCGGCCAGCGTCCGTCGCGGCTTCTTCGAACACGTGCGCTACTCGCGCGGCAAGAACCCGGAGACGGCCACGCCGCACGACCGCTTCATGGCGCTGTCCCTGGCCGTGCGCGACCGCCTCACGGACCGCTGGGTGAAGACGGCGCGCACCTACTACGAGCAGGACGTCAAGCGCGCCTATTACCTGTCCGCGGAGTACCTGCTGGGTCGCGCGCTGGGCAACAACCTGCTCAACCTCAACATGTACGAGGCCGCGGCCGCCGCCATGCAGGAAGTCGGCGTGGACCTGAGCCAGCTGCTGGAGATGGAGCCGGACGCGGGCCTGGGCAACGGCGGTCTGGGCCGGCTGGCGGCGTGCTTCCTGGATTCGCTGGCCACCCTGGGCTACCCGGGCATGGGCTACGGCATCCGCTACGAGTTCGGCATCTTCTCCCAGGACCTGGTGGAGGGACACCAGGTGGAGCGCGCGGACGAGTGGCTGAAGTTCGGCAACCCGTGGGAGATCGTCCGGCCGGAGAAGGCGGTGCCGGTGCGCTTCTTCGGGCGCGTGGAGCACCACCAGGGTCCGGATGGCCGGCCCGTGGCGCGCTGGGTGGGAGGCAAGACGGTCATCGGCGTGCCGTACGACACGCCCATCGCGGGCTACGGCAACAACACGGTCAACACCCTGCGGCTCTGGCAGGCGCGCGCGAGCGCGGAGTTCGACCTGCTGCTCTTCAACGCCGGTGACTACGAGCGCTCCGTGGTGGAGAAGAACGACTCGGAGGTCATCTCCAAGGTCCTCTACCCCAACGACGCGTTCCAGGCCGGCAAGGAGCTGCGCCTCAAGCAGCAGTACTTCTTCGTGGCGTGCTCCATCGCGGACATCGTCCGGCGCTACCTGAAGAACCACAACGACTTCCGCGACTTCTCCCGGAAGGTGGCCATCCAGCTCAACGACACGCACCCGGCCATTGGCGTGGCGGAGCTGATGCGCGTGCTGGTGGACGAGAAGCGCCTGCTCTGGGACGAGGCCTGGTCCATCACCCAGGAGACGTTCGGCTACACCAACCACACGCTGCTGGCGGAGGCCATGGAGCGCTGGCCGGTGTCGCTGTTCGAGCGCCTGCTGCCGCGTCACCTGGAGATCATCTTCGAGATCAACCAGCGCTTCATGCGTCAGGTGCAGATCCGCTACCCGTTCGACGTGGAGAAGCAGCAGCGGATGAGCCTGGTGGAGGAGGGCCCGGAGAAGAAGATCCGCATGGCCCACCTGGCCGTGGTGGGCAGCCACAGCATCAACGGCGTGGCCGCGCTGCACACGGACCTGTTGCGCCGCGACGTGCTGCCGGACTTCGCGCAGATGTACCCGGAGCGCTTCAACAACAAGACCAACGGCGTGACGCCGCGCCGGTGGCTGGCGTGGTGCAACCCGCGCCTGTCCAAGCTGATCACGAGCCGCATTGGCGAGGGCTGGGCCACGGACCTGGACCTGCTCCAGAAGCTGGAGCCGCACGCGGAGGACCCGGAGTTCCGCAAGGCCTTCCGCGAGGTGAAGCGCGCCAACAAGGAGGAGCTGGCCCAGCACGTGAGGGATTTGCGCTGGGTGCAGCTCAATCCGGACGCCATCTTCGACGTGCAGATCAAGCGCCTGCACGAGTACAAGCGGCAGCTGCTGGATGCCGTCCACATCGTGGCGCTGTGGATGAAGGCGCGGCGCGACCCGTCCAGCGTCATCACGCCGCGCGCGTTCCTCTTCGGCGCGAAGGCGGCGCCGGGCTACCACCTGGCGAAGCTGACCATCCGGCTCATCAACGGCATCGCGGAGGTCGTCAACAGCGACGCGGGCGCCACGGGGTTGCAGGTGGTGTTCCTGCCCAACTACCGGGTGAGCCTGGCGGAGCGCATCATTCCCGCGGCGGACGTGTCCGAGCAGATTTCGACGGCCGGCTGGGAGGCTTCCGGCACGGGCAACATGAAGCTGATGCTCAACGGCGCGCTGACGCTGGGCACGCTGGACGGCGCCAACGTGGAGATCCGCGACGCGGTGGGCGACGAGAACTTCTTCCTCTTCGGCCTCACGGCGGATGAGGTCATCGCGCGCAAGAAGGCCGGCTACCGGCCGCGCGAGGTGTACGAGTCCAACACGGAGCTGCGCGAGGCGTTGGACCTCATCCGCTCCGGCTTCTTCTCCCCGGAGGACCGCAACCTCTTCCAGCCGCTGGTGGACAGCCTGCTCAACGAGGACCGCTACCTGGTGCTGGCGGACTTCGCGTCCTACGCGGCGAAGCAGGAGGACGTGGCGCGCGCGTACAAGGACACCGAGTCCTGGACGAAGAAGTGCATCATCAACGTCGCCCGCGCGGGCATCTTCTCCTCCGACCGCACCATCAAGCAGTACGCGGAGGAGATCTGGCGCGTGCAGCAGACGAACGTGGAGTGA